In the Plectropomus leopardus isolate mb chromosome 5, YSFRI_Pleo_2.0, whole genome shotgun sequence genome, one interval contains:
- the omgb gene encoding LOW QUALITY PROTEIN: oligodendrocyte-myelin glycoprotein (The sequence of the model RefSeq protein was modified relative to this genomic sequence to represent the inferred CDS: inserted 1 base in 1 codon), producing the protein MPVSSASLLCLLLLLLCGLLGGWVLSICPTVCSCSRGHRVVDCSSRGLTKLPPGLQHNIRFLNLSFNSLQGLENQLTHYVHLRTLDLSYNRXETLPPALPRSLWDMRVAGNHLRLLDKNDTAYHWNLKVLDLSDNELERVVFINNTLPSLQALNLSHNRFWTVPTNMPHNLESIDLSHNYLMQILPGSLDRLPRLAKFYLHANRFSWLSEGIFDCLMGLEVMTLGDNPWACEEEENITKLLTWAEQTRATILGCPCHTRPICGQTHRATPGREWHSALFTEPPLWVNSRGEEHDGPSPARTAEITSSYQVKSALFETGIYQDKRGLNESVDLLRFVWTSPTSFDSLSTHTSTTASPQSSSRKPKVANSRNKCHGLLIGTQTVPLTVLVMTTAFNTL; encoded by the exons ATGCCCGtcagctctgcctctctgctctgcctgctcctcctgctgctgtgtgggcTGCTCGGGGGCTGGGTGCTGTCTATCTGCCCCACTGTGTGCTCCTGCAGCCGCGGACACCGTGTGGTGGACTGCTCCTCACGAGGCCTAACCAAGCTGCCGCCTGGTCTGCAGCACAACATCCGCTTTCTCAACCTCTCTTTTAATAG CTTGCAGGGTCTGGAAAACCAGCTGACCCACTATGTCCACCTGCGAACCCTGGACTTGTCCTACAACC TGGAGACTCTGCCTCCTGCCTTGCCACGGTCGCTGTGGGACATGCGAGTGGCAGGGAATCATTTACGCTTGCTGGACAAAAATGACACGGCTTATCACTGGAACCTGAAAGTACTGGACCTGTCGGACAACGAGCTGGAGAGAGTGGTCTTCATCAACAACACGCTTCCAAGTCTCCAAGCTCTCAACCTCAGTCACAACAGGTTTTGGACTGTGCCCACAAATATGCCGCACAACTTGGAGAGCATTGATTTGTCACATAACTATCTGATGCAGATCCTGCCTGGATCGTTGGACCGGCTGCCAAGGCTGGCTAAATTCTATCTGCATGCTAACCGCTTCTCCTGGTTGTCTGAGGGGATATTTGACTGTCTGATGGGGCTGGAGGTGATGACTCTGGGCGATAACCCCTGGGCttgtgaagaagaagaaaacataacaaagcTCCTGACATGGGCTGAGCAGACCCGTGCAACCATCTTAGGCTGCCCCTGCCATACGAGACCTATATGTGGGCAAACCCATCGGGCAACACCTGGGCGGGAGTGGCACTCTGCGCTGTTCACAGAGCCACCTCTGTGGGTAAACAGCAGAGGTGAAGAGCATGACGGTCCATCACCTGCAAGGACTGCAGAGATCACGTCTAGTTACCAGGTGAAATCGGCACTTTTTGAGACAGGAATATATCAGGACAAAAGAGGGTTGAATGAATCTGTGGACCTCCTGCGCTTTGTCTGGACGTCTCCTACAAGTTTCGACAGtctctcaacacacacaagcacaacaGCAAGCCCACAGTCTTCAAGCAGGAAGCCCAAAGTCGCTAACTCAAGGAACAAGTGTCACGGACTCCTCATCGGGACTCAAACTGTACCCCTGACCGTTTTAGTCATGACTACAGCATTCAACACCTTGTGA
- the LOC121942970 gene encoding cell wall protein DAN4 — MTFHFVSLVFIWLPLLTASSTVTSGHNNNFNNAITGTQVTRNKFTHDQLTTQEMSSSNPLSAVSDPTITQSIKAYVNPTEELATKSSTEPSLQTTWTTSLKTVFPGIQTAATPTNSTSAQLDGSTVEMRPTTVQIKGTSSEVATATSHASIPTTTTRVPLTLSSSAQSQFTSNKVTRLSARPTQSTNLISTKTTFAKPAENNSTSSGHVTLGDATQSAGSYKTSVAMTKTPFIHITKAKKRQDPPENNAKSNKSTDHSKVVAGLIGGALVLMMFGFLLIYIKKRKLQKHQITTTDWAGPSPFLEAGADNVQVTRRSSNRISLSSFLPQRLTKRLSLLPETDEQLEDMTPGTTFGAKHQGSTFGQEEDGNDEQVSNGTAVVVLEMKNTGDDPDTIENSVSVTSKKSE, encoded by the coding sequence ATGACCTTCCACTTTGTAAGCCTAGTGTTCATATGGCTGCCACTACTGACAGCAAGCAGCACAGTGACATCTGGCCACAACAACAACTTCAATAATGCCATAACAGGAACTCAGGTAACACGAAATAAGTTCACCCATGACCAGCTGACAACACAAGAGATGTCCAGCTCAAACCCACTCTCAGCGGTCTCAGATCCTACCATCACACAGTCTATCAAAGCATATGTAAATCCAACGGAGGAACTAGCTACAAAATCCAGCACTGAACCTTCACTGCAAACAACTTGGACAACTTCTTTGAAGACAGTCTTCCCAGGTATTCAAACAGCAGCAACTCCAACCAATTCCACATCTGCTCAGTTAGACGGCTCAACAGTAGAGATGAGGCCCACAACAGTACAAATCAAAGGCACATCATCAGAAGTAGCAACTGCTACCAGTCATGCGAGCATCCCAACCACAACTACAAGGGTACCACTAACGCTCAGCAGCTCCGCTCAAAGCCAGTTCACCAGTAATAAAGTTACCCGTCTATCTGCACGTCCAACACAGTCGACAAACCTCATCTCTACTAAAACCACATTTGCCAAgcctgctgaaaacaactctACAAGTTCAGGACACGTCACGCTAGGTGATGCAACGCAGTCTGCAGGTTCATACAAAACTTCAGTGGCTATGACAAAGACACCATTCATCCACATcaccaaagcaaagaaaagacaagatCCCCctgaaaataatgcaaagtCCAATAAAAGCACAGACCACAGTAAGGTAGTGGCAGGGCTGATAGGTGGAGCCCTGGTACTGATGATGTTTGGATTCCTACTCATCTACATCAAGAAAAGGAAGCTTCAGAAGCATCAGATTACCACTACAGACTGGGCAGGTCCCTCACCGTTTCTTGAGGCTGGAGCTGACAACGTCCAGGTAACACGGAGGTCATCCAACCGAATTTCTCTCTCTAGCTTCCTGCCTCAGAGGCTAACAAAAAGGTTGTCCTTGCTCCCAGAAACAGATGAACAGTTAGAGGACATGACACCAGGTACTACATTTGGAGCTAAACATCAAGGGAGTACATTTGGCCAAGAGGAGGATGGAAATGATGAACAAGTCAGCAATGGGACTGCTGTAGTTGTCCTGGAAATGAAAAACACTGGAGATGATCCAGATACCATTGAAAACTCTGTCTCAGTGACTTCAAAAAAGAGTGAGTAG